In Bradyrhizobium symbiodeficiens, the genomic stretch CGCGGCCGTATGTCTCCTGGATGCCGCGCATCTTGGAGGCCGCGAACGAGAACGCCTCGTCCCAGGATACTTCGCGCCAGGGATCCTCGATCCGTTCGCGGATCATCGGATTGAGAATGCGTTCGCCGTGGTTGGTGTAGCCCCAGGCGAAGCGGCCCTTGACGCAGGAATGGCCGCGGTTGGCCTTGCCGTCCTTGTACGGCACCATGCGCACGACTTCCTCGCCGCGCATCTCGGCCTTGAAGGTGCAGCCGACACCGCAATAGGCGCAGGTGGTGACCACGGAGTGCTCGGGCTGGCCGATCTCGATCACGGACTTTTCGGTCAGCGTCGCGGTCGGGCAGGCCTGCACGCAGGCGCCGCAGGAGACGCATTCGGAGCCGAGGAAGCTCTCGCTCATGCCGGGCGAGACGCGGCTGTCGAAGCCGCGGCCGGAGATGGTCAGCGCGAAGGTGCCTTGCACCTCCTCGCAGGCGCGGACGCAGCGCGAGCAGACGATGCACTTGGAGGGATCATAGGTGAAGTAGGGATTGGACTCGTCCTTCGGCATCCAATTGTCGTTGGAGCAGCCGTCCGATTTGGCGAAGACGTGGTTCTCGCCCTCATAGCCGTAGCGCACGTCGCGCAGGCCGACGGCGCCGGCCATGTCCTGCAACTCGCAGTCGCCATTGGCGCCGCAAGTGAGGCAGTCGAGCGGATGATCGGAGATGTAGAGCTCCATTACACCCTTGCGCAGCTTCTTCAGCCGCTCGCTCTGGGTGTGCACGACGAGACCGTTCATGACGGGCGTGGTGCAGGAGGCCGGCGTTCCGGCGCGGCCCTCGACCTCGACGAGGCAGAGACGGCAGGAGCCGAACGCATCGACCATGTCGGTCGCGCAGAGCTTCGGGATCTGGTGGCCCGCGTCCATCGCGGCGCGCATGATTGAGGTGCCCTCGGGCACCGTGACCTCATTGCCGTCGATGGTCAGGGTCACCATCGTTTCCGATTTGGAGCGCGGTGTGCCGAAGTCGATTTCTTCGATCAGAGACATTGTCGTTCTCCTATTCCGCGGCCTGAAGCGTGGTCGGCGCCGGGACGAAATCCTCCCGGAAGTGCTTCAACGCGCTGAGCACAGGATAGGGCGTGAAGCCGCCGAGCGCGCAGAGCGAGCCGAATTTCATGGTGTTGCAGAGGTCTTCGACCAGCGCGAGATTTTCGCTCACGCGCTCGCCGTTGATGATCTTCTCGATGGTCTCGACGCCGCGGGTCGAGCCGATCCGGCAGGGCGTGCACTTGCCGCATGACTCGACGGCGCAGAACTCCATGGCGAAGCGCGCCTGCTTGCGCATGTCGACGCTGTCGTCGAACACGACGATGCCGCCATGGCCGATCAGGCCGTCGCGCGCGGCGAAGGCCTCGTAGTCGAACGGCGTGTCGAACAGCGCGCGCGGGAAATAGGCGCCGAGCGGACCGCCGACCTGCACGGCGCGGACCGGCCGGCCGGTGAGGGTGCCGCCGCCGATGTCGTCGACGAGCTCGCCGAGTGTCACGCCGAAGGCGGTTTCGAACAGGCCGCCGTAGCGGAGATTACCGGCCAGCTGGATGGGCATCGTGCCGCGCGAGCGGCCCATGCCGTAATCGGCATAGGTCTTTGCGCCTTCGGCGAGGATGAAGGGGACGGCCGCGAACGACAGTACGTTGTTGATGACGGTCGGCTTGCCGAACAAGCCGTGATGCGCGGGCAGTGGCGGCTTTGCGCGCACGATGCCGCGCCGGCCTTCGAGGCTTTCCAGCAGCGAGGTTTCCTCACCGCAGACATAGGCGCCGGCGCCGACGCGGACTTCGAGATCGAAGCTGTACGTGGAACCGCCGATCTTGTCGCCGAGATAGCCGCCGCGCCTGGCGGCTTCGATGGCGGCATTCATCGCCTCCACCGCATGCGGATATTCGCTGCGGATATAGATGTAGCCCTTGGTCGCGCCCACCGTGATGCCGGCAATGGTCATGCCCTCGATCACCAGGAAGGGATCGCCCTCCATGATCATGCGGTCGGCGAAGGTGCCGCTGTCGCCTTCGTCGGCGTTGCAGACGATGAACTTGCGGTCGGCCTTGGCTTGCGCAACCGTCTTCCACTTGATGCCGGTCGGGAAGCCCGCGCCGCCGCGACCGCGCAAGCCGGATGCGGTGACTTCGTCGAGGATCGCATCCGTGCCGAGCGACAATGCGCGCTCCAGCCCCTTGTAGCCGCCATGAGCGCGGTAGTCGTCGAGCGAGCGCGGGTCGATCACGCCGCAACGGGCGAAGGTGAGGCGGGTCTGGCGCTTGAGCCAGGGGATCTCGTCGGTCGCGCCCAGCCGCAGCAGATGCGGTGTGTTGGTGGCGAGCGCATCGAACAGGGATGGCACGTCGACCTCCGTGACCGGGCCGAACGCGATCCGGCCCTGCGGCGTCGCCACCTCGACCAGCGGTTCCAGCCAGTACATCCCGCGCGAGCCGGTCCGGACGATCTCGATCGCCACGCCGCGCTTGGCCGCAGACTGCTCCAGCGCCAGGGCAACTTCGTCGGCGCCGACGGCGATTGCACCGGCGTCACGTGAGACGAACAGTCGCAAGCTCATCGTTGTGCCTCCACGATCAATGCATCGAGGCGCTTCTGGTCGAGCCGGCCGATCAGCCGGCCGTCGAGCATCGCGGACGGCGCGGTCGCGCACAGGCCGAGGCAGTAGATCGGCTCCAGCGTGACGCGGTCGTCGGCCGTGGTGCTGCCGAGCGACACGCCGAGCTTTGCTTCGGCGCGCGCAGCCAGTGCATCGCCGCCCGCAGCCTGGCAGGCCTCCGCGCGGCAGAGCTTCAGCACGTGGCGGCCGGCCGGCTTGTGGCGGAAATCATGATAGAACGTGAAGACGCCGTGAACTTCGGCACGTGACAGGTTGAGCGCTTGCGCCACCATGGGAATGGCCGCCTGCGGCACATAGCCGAACGCCTGCTGAAGCGCGTGCAAGATGACCAGCGTCGCACCCTCTTGGCTGGCATGTTCGGCGATGATTTCAGCGCCGCGCGTTTCATCCCAAGGTTCGTAACTCGCTGTCATTCTTCGTTCTCAGATTGAGCGTTTTCTCGGTCCAAACTAGTTGGAATCATTCGAAGATCAATAAAGCCGTCCCGTGCTGCGATTGCGAATTCCGATCGATTTGCAAGCGCAATCGCTCGATACGAATTTCCGATGAACGTTGGATCGGCTGCCGGTTTTTGCGTGTTGGTGCAGGCCCGGCGTGCTAGCTTGCATGCCACGTCAGAATTCGAGGGGACGCCCGGTTGATCGACAAGCTTGAATTATTGCTGGCGCTGGCGAAGGAGCGTCATTTCGGACGCGCGGCGGAGGTCTGCGGCGTGACGCAACCGACGATGTCGACCAGTCTCAAGCAGCTTGAGGAGATCCTCGGCGTGATGCTGGTCCAGCGCGGCTCCCGCTTCCAGGGGTTCACTCCCGAGGGCGAGCGGGCGCTCGACTGGGCGCGGCGGATCGTGGGCGATGCCCGCGCGATGCGCGACGAGATCAACGGGCTGAAGCATCAGCTCTCCGGCGAAATCCGCATCGCGGCGATCCCGACCGTGCTCGGCATGGTGGCATCGCTGACGACACCGTTCCGCGCCCGGCATCCCGAGGTGCGTTTCAGCATCCGCTCGACGACTTCATCGGAAGTGCTGGGGCTGCTGGAAAATCTCGAGGTCGATGCGGGGCTGACCTATATCGAGAACGAGCCGATCGGCAAGGTGCGCACCATTCCGCTCTACAATGAGAGCTATCGCCTCCTGACCGCGCCGGATGCGATGTTCGGCGACCGCGAGTCGGTGACGTGGAAGGAGGTCGGGCAGGTGCCGCTGTGTCTGCTGACGCCGGACATGCAGAACCGCCGCATCATCGATCGCGCCTTGCGCTCCGTCGGCGCGGAGGCGACGCCGACACTGACCTCGAACTCGCTGCTGGTGCTGTTCACGCATGTGAAGACGGGGCGCTGGGCGAGCGTGATGCCGGCCAAGCTTGCCGAGACGCTCGGCCTGTCCGACACGGTGCGCTCGATCCCGATCACCGATCCCGACGTCAATTACAGCATCGGCATGGTGATCCCGAAGCGCGATCCGATGACGCCGCTGATCGCGGCGCTGGTCAATGTCGCGCGCGAAGTCGCGCCGTCGCTGCAGCTCTAGGAGGCTAAGCTGCGGCCGATATCTTGGATGCCTTGATCGCGTCGCGCGGCAGGGTCACGCGCACGACGGTGCCGACCTCGAGCCTGGAGCGCAGCCGCATCGAGCCGCCGTGGAGTTGCGCCAGCGAGCGGGCGATGGCGAGGCCCAGGCCCGAGCCGTGATAGGTCTTGGTGAGCTGGCTCTCCACCTGCTCGAACGGGCGGCCGAGCCGCGCCAGCGAATGCGGCGCGATGCCGATGCCGGTGTCGGCGATCATCAGCACGATCCGGTCGTCGAGCTGCCGGCTGCGCACCACGATGCGTCCGCCGTCGGGCGTGAACTTCACCGCGTTGGAGAGCAGGTTGACGATGATCTGCTTGGTGGCGCGGCGGTCGGCGACGACGGAGATGGATGTCTCGATGTCGGCATCGAGCGTCAGGCGCTTGTCCTGGGCCCGGCCGGTGACGATCCGCAGGGATTCCGCGAGCGTCCGCGCCAGGTCGAGCTCTTCCATGTCGAGCTTCATGCGGCCGGCCTCGATCTTGGACATGTCGAGGATGTCGTTGATGACCTCGAGCAGATAGTGGCCGCTGGTCAGGATGTCCTGGCAGTATTCCTGGTACTTCTCGCTTCCCAGCTCGCCGAACATGCCCGAGCCCATGATCTCGGAGAAGCCGATGATGGCGTTGAGCGGCGTGCGCAGCTCGTGGCTCATATTGGCGAGGAATTTCGACTTGGTCTGGTTGGCTTCCTCGGCGCGGGTCTTCTCGCGCTGGTACTTCTCGGCGAGATCGGCGAGCTCGACCGCCTGGCGCTCCAGCGCGGCTTGCGAACGCTTCAGGTCGATGACGGTGGCACGCAGGCGCAGATCGTTGTCGACCAGCTTCTGCTCGTGCTCCTTGATGCGGGTGATGTCGGTGCCGACCGAGACGTAGCCGCCGTCCTTGGTGCGGCGCTCGCTGATGTGCAGCCAGCTGCCGTCGTCGAGCTGCGCCTCGAAGGTGCGCGCGCCGGGGCCCTGGGCAGCGGTCTCGTTGTGGCGGGTGCGCACCTCCGGCATGCGGCCGACCTCGAGCACGGTCTCGTAGGAGGTGCCGGGGATGACGGCGCTGTCGGGCAGCTTGTGCAGGCGCTGGAAGTGCGAGTTGCAGAGCACGAGGCGGTCGCTGGCGTCCCACAGCACGAAGGCTTCCGGAATGGTCTCGATCGCATCACGCAAACGAAGATCGGCTTCCACCGTCCTCTCGGCGAGGCTCTTCTGCTCGGTGATGTCGACGGCGATCCCGATCAGGTGCACGCTGGAATCGGTCGCCCCGCGCGTCTTCTCGCACCGGACGCGAAGCCAGATCCAGTGGCCGTCGACGTGCTGCATGCGGAAGGTCTGGTCGATGTGGTCGATCTTCTCGGAGATGAGCTGGTCGGCGATCGCGAACAAGTCGATGTCGTCGGACTTCACCAGCGCGTTGACCTCGCCGAAGGTGAGGAGTTCGTGGCGGCCGTCGAGGCCCAGCATCGAGAACATCGATTGCGACCAGAAGATCCGGCCGCGCGACAGGTCCCAGTCCCACAGCCCGCAGCGGCCGCGGTTGAGCGCGGTGTCGATACGGCCGCGCACGGCGTCGTTGATGAGGTCGCCTTCGCGGGCGCGGGTGGACTGCCAGTGGAAGGCGAAGCCCAGGATCAGGACGACGAATCCCGTCGTCGCCGACAGCGTCACCGAGAGCGCTGCGTCCGAGCCCCAGATCGGCTCGTTGCGCTCCTGGATCACGGTGACGAAGCCGGGCAGCGACTTGATCTGCCGCGAGGTCGCCATCGCGGCGTTGCCGCTCGGCAGCGTCATGTCGGAGACGTCGCCGTCGCGCGTCGGCGCCGCGAGCAATTGTGCCGTCGTGATGGCATCGAGCAGGCGGTCGTTGCCCGAGGGGCTGCTGTCGACCGGGATGCGGGCGAGGACGCGACGGTCGATGCCGGCGGAGGTGACGATGACGTGGCGGCCCGAGGCCGTGCCCCAGGACGGGATCATATCCGGCAGCAGCGCCGGCAGGCTCTCGATGTTCTTGAGCCGCTCCTGTCGTCCGGAGGTGAGGCGGTCGATGCGTTCGGCGAGCAGATCGGCCAGCGCCGAGATGTCGTGCCGGACCACGAGCCGCTTCTGGCGCGTCTGATCGACGACCTGCACGAACGCGCCCAGGCAGATCGTGATCAGAAAGGCGATGATCAGCGTCGGCACGGCGCGACGAAGCGCTGGCTCTGCAATCAAGAGCCGATGATAGGCAGGTTTCGCGATCGACTGCGCCAATCCTTTGATCGAATCGGATTGGACGCACACGTTCGCGGCGTCTGCACGCGGCATGCCTTCGGCCCCCTAAAAACCTGATTGCAACTGAAGTTCGGAGGCAGCCCCACATCGCTTCCGAATCACAACGATTTGAATCCAGTTTTCGCGGGGTGTCGAGAGTCAATGAATCGTTAACGCGGAATTATTCTTATCCAATGCGCAGTTTGTGCAGCGCGCGTCCTCAAACTCACGGGCGCGAGGAGTCCGAAACGAGAACGTGTGACTCATCGCACATTCTTCGTCACGCGCGCGGCGGTTCGGCGTGGCTGATCACGCGCTTCACGTTGGGGAACGCGCGCCGCAGCGCACGCTCGATCGCGTCGACATGCTCGTGCACCTTGATCACGCTCATCGACGGTGTCGTGCGGCAGTGGAAGTTGACGATCTCGCCGGCATCGGTGTTGCGGACACGGACATTGTGGATGTCGTGGATCTCGCCGCCGGCGGCATATTCGGTCAGTGCATCGGCGATGGTCCGCACCCTCTCGGGCGTGGCGTCGACCCCGAACGGAAGTTCCGGTTCCAACGGCTCGATGTGGACGTCGACCTCGACGTCCTCGCCGAACTCCTCCTTGATCTTGCGCTCGAGCGTGTTGGCGACATCGTGGGCGGCGTCGAGCCGCATTCCGGCGTCGACCTCGAGATCGATGCTGACGATCAGCTTGCCACCGAGATCGTGCACCGTGACGTGGTGGACGGCGAGGCCCGAATTGTGCGCGATCACCATGATGCGGTCGCGCACGGTCTCGTTGTCGCGCGCAACGGGAACGGCGGTGAAGCTGAGGTCGGTATCGCCGAACGCCTTGTCGACGGCGGCGTGCGCCTTGCGCTTGATCTCCTCGACGCGATCGATCGGATAGGTCCGCGGCACCTTGGCGATGGTGTCGATGAACGTGGTCGCCCCGACCATGCGCACCCGCAGCCGCTCGATATCGATCACGCCGGCCACGCTCCGGATCGCGGCGGTGGCCTTTTCGTGCGCGCCCTCCGGGGCGCGGTCGACCAGTGTCTGCACGGTCGAGCCGGCCATGCGAAGGCCGAGCAGGGCGATCATCACGGCGACTGCGGCGGCTGCGGCCGCGTCGCCCCACCAGAAGCCGAGGGCGGCGAGGATCAGGCCGATGATCACAGCGAATGATCCCAGCACGTCGGAGGCGAAATGCAGTGCGTCGGCCGCGAGCGCCTGGCTCCTGGTCTCGCGCGCGGCGCGGTGCAGGGCGCGGGCGCGCCAGAGATTGACGAGGATGTCGATCACCAGCACCACGAACGGCACGGCCGAAATGGTCGGCGGCGGGGTTCCCTCGCGCAGCCGGCTGTAGGCCTCGACCAGGATGCCGCCGGCGAGCACGTAGAGCAGGGCGGTGACGCCCAGCGCCGAGACGCTCTCCAGCTTGCCATGGCCGTAATGGTGCTCTTCGTCCGCCGGCTTGTCGGACACCCGCACCACCGCCCAGGTAATGATGGTCGCGATCAGGTCGACCGAGGAATGCAGGGCCTCGGAGATCAGAGCGAGCGAGCCGATCGCGATGCCGACCGCGAACTTGGCCGCCGCCATGCCGCCGCTGGCGAAGATCGAGATCGCGGCGACCGAGGTTTTATTGTGCTGGGAGGTCATGGCGGGGATTTAGCAGCCCGGGGATGAACATCAAGCGATGATCCACAGGGGTTGTCGCTAGTGATTTGCAGGAGCGAGATGCCAGCTCCGTCATGCCCGGGCTTGTCCCGCCTGTGCGGCCGAAGCCGCTTCGGCGAGGCCAAGGCCCGGGCATCCACGTTCTTCGCGCCACGCGGCAAAGACGTGGATGGCCGGGACAAGCCCGGCCATGACGGGCGGAGGGAGAGGGGCCATGCCGCTCTCGTTCCGCTGCCGCACCACTCACATCGTCACGACGATCTTCCCCAGATGTTTGTTCGCTTCCATGTGCTCGAACGCCTGGTCGATGTCGGCGAATGCGAACACCCGGTCGATCGGCAGCTGGAGCTTTCGCGATTCGACCGCGCCCCAGATGTCCTTTCTGACCTCCTCGAAGATCTCGCGGACCTCTTCGATGGTGCGGGTGCGGAAGGTGACGCCGACATAGTCGATGCGGCGCGCCGCGTGCAGGTCGAAGTTGAAATCGGCATGGGTGCCGCCGAGCCGACCGACATTGACGATGCGGCCCTTCACCTTGGTCGCGGCGAGGTTCTGGCTCGCTACCTTGCCCGAGACCTGATCGACGATGAGGTCGACGCCTTCGCCGTTCGTCGCCTTCAGGACCTCGTCGACCCATTTGGGATCGGAGCTGTCGACCGCGAGGTCGGCGCCGTACTCCTTCAACCGGCCGCGGCGGGTGGCATCGGTCGAGGAGCCGATCACGAGCTTTGCGCCCTTGAGTCTTGCAATTTGCATCGCCATCAGCCCGACGCCGGAGCTCGCGCCCTGGATCAG encodes the following:
- a CDS encoding formate dehydrogenase beta subunit, which encodes MSLRLFVSRDAGAIAVGADEVALALEQSAAKRGVAIEIVRTGSRGMYWLEPLVEVATPQGRIAFGPVTEVDVPSLFDALATNTPHLLRLGATDEIPWLKRQTRLTFARCGVIDPRSLDDYRAHGGYKGLERALSLGTDAILDEVTASGLRGRGGAGFPTGIKWKTVAQAKADRKFIVCNADEGDSGTFADRMIMEGDPFLVIEGMTIAGITVGATKGYIYIRSEYPHAVEAMNAAIEAARRGGYLGDKIGGSTYSFDLEVRVGAGAYVCGEETSLLESLEGRRGIVRAKPPLPAHHGLFGKPTVINNVLSFAAVPFILAEGAKTYADYGMGRSRGTMPIQLAGNLRYGGLFETAFGVTLGELVDDIGGGTLTGRPVRAVQVGGPLGAYFPRALFDTPFDYEAFAARDGLIGHGGIVVFDDSVDMRKQARFAMEFCAVESCGKCTPCRIGSTRGVETIEKIINGERVSENLALVEDLCNTMKFGSLCALGGFTPYPVLSALKHFREDFVPAPTTLQAAE
- a CDS encoding formate dehydrogenase subunit gamma; translated protein: MTASYEPWDETRGAEIIAEHASQEGATLVILHALQQAFGYVPQAAIPMVAQALNLSRAEVHGVFTFYHDFRHKPAGRHVLKLCRAEACQAAGGDALAARAEAKLGVSLGSTTADDRVTLEPIYCLGLCATAPSAMLDGRLIGRLDQKRLDALIVEAQR
- a CDS encoding LysR family transcriptional regulator — encoded protein: MIDKLELLLALAKERHFGRAAEVCGVTQPTMSTSLKQLEEILGVMLVQRGSRFQGFTPEGERALDWARRIVGDARAMRDEINGLKHQLSGEIRIAAIPTVLGMVASLTTPFRARHPEVRFSIRSTTSSEVLGLLENLEVDAGLTYIENEPIGKVRTIPLYNESYRLLTAPDAMFGDRESVTWKEVGQVPLCLLTPDMQNRRIIDRALRSVGAEATPTLTSNSLLVLFTHVKTGRWASVMPAKLAETLGLSDTVRSIPITDPDVNYSIGMVIPKRDPMTPLIAALVNVAREVAPSLQL
- a CDS encoding PAS domain-containing sensor histidine kinase; translated protein: MPRADAANVCVQSDSIKGLAQSIAKPAYHRLLIAEPALRRAVPTLIIAFLITICLGAFVQVVDQTRQKRLVVRHDISALADLLAERIDRLTSGRQERLKNIESLPALLPDMIPSWGTASGRHVIVTSAGIDRRVLARIPVDSSPSGNDRLLDAITTAQLLAAPTRDGDVSDMTLPSGNAAMATSRQIKSLPGFVTVIQERNEPIWGSDAALSVTLSATTGFVVLILGFAFHWQSTRAREGDLINDAVRGRIDTALNRGRCGLWDWDLSRGRIFWSQSMFSMLGLDGRHELLTFGEVNALVKSDDIDLFAIADQLISEKIDHIDQTFRMQHVDGHWIWLRVRCEKTRGATDSSVHLIGIAVDITEQKSLAERTVEADLRLRDAIETIPEAFVLWDASDRLVLCNSHFQRLHKLPDSAVIPGTSYETVLEVGRMPEVRTRHNETAAQGPGARTFEAQLDDGSWLHISERRTKDGGYVSVGTDITRIKEHEQKLVDNDLRLRATVIDLKRSQAALERQAVELADLAEKYQREKTRAEEANQTKSKFLANMSHELRTPLNAIIGFSEIMGSGMFGELGSEKYQEYCQDILTSGHYLLEVINDILDMSKIEAGRMKLDMEELDLARTLAESLRIVTGRAQDKRLTLDADIETSISVVADRRATKQIIVNLLSNAVKFTPDGGRIVVRSRQLDDRIVLMIADTGIGIAPHSLARLGRPFEQVESQLTKTYHGSGLGLAIARSLAQLHGGSMRLRSRLEVGTVVRVTLPRDAIKASKISAAA
- a CDS encoding cation-efflux pump, giving the protein MTSQHNKTSVAAISIFASGGMAAAKFAVGIAIGSLALISEALHSSVDLIATIITWAVVRVSDKPADEEHHYGHGKLESVSALGVTALLYVLAGGILVEAYSRLREGTPPPTISAVPFVVLVIDILVNLWRARALHRAARETRSQALAADALHFASDVLGSFAVIIGLILAALGFWWGDAAAAAAVAVMIALLGLRMAGSTVQTLVDRAPEGAHEKATAAIRSVAGVIDIERLRVRMVGATTFIDTIAKVPRTYPIDRVEEIKRKAHAAVDKAFGDTDLSFTAVPVARDNETVRDRIMVIAHNSGLAVHHVTVHDLGGKLIVSIDLEVDAGMRLDAAHDVANTLERKIKEEFGEDVEVDVHIEPLEPELPFGVDATPERVRTIADALTEYAAGGEIHDIHNVRVRNTDAGEIVNFHCRTTPSMSVIKVHEHVDAIERALRRAFPNVKRVISHAEPPRA
- a CDS encoding quinone oxidoreductase family protein; protein product: MKAYVYGADGARISDVAQPKPKGTQVLVRVRACGLNRADTGMRKGHAHGAAGGAGTVLGMEWAGEVAELGPDAKGLEIGDRIMGSGSAAFAEYTLADHGRLFRAPSNMNFEESATLPVALATMHNAVVTVGGVQPGQSVLIQGASSGVGLMAMQIARLKGAKLVIGSSTDATRRGRLKEYGADLAVDSSDPKWVDEVLKATNGEGVDLIVDQVSGKVASQNLAATKVKGRIVNVGRLGGTHADFNFDLHAARRIDYVGVTFRTRTIEEVREIFEEVRKDIWGAVESRKLQLPIDRVFAFADIDQAFEHMEANKHLGKIVVTM